The following are encoded together in the Syngnathus typhle isolate RoL2023-S1 ecotype Sweden linkage group LG5, RoL_Styp_1.0, whole genome shotgun sequence genome:
- the gkap1 gene encoding G kinase-anchoring protein 1 isoform X7, with translation MVPTTASRFALLQIDSDSDLDNSGAVKKAKKAGSRKQRPEKSGGAKASQGNDKKKNKKKEQEQSEANELRNLAFKKIPQKSDIPPPTMTLWGIASALLRANPAPNSAKPLSQEGWQEWKQRDDEMTSEMYEADLEKALILSKQEFEQNKQGGSNNHVESPKSSEDGDGGGRTEKKKRRRRKKNPKKTVSLQDFQAEGTTEPANRRQEKEEASNTALGLGQEDRFFNNLEDDLSQIVQQERRRKQYNGDTSAEHEPDPRVEQLKYELEKKDREIRGLKEIIAVWEDKYHEVKVRSGLFLRMLQQGEMNDKVAILAHVQELLVIKEELLLQVTSLHTALEQERSKVKCLQSEQPKHQGNKKGKKSSEADR, from the exons ATGGTCCCCACCACCGCCTCTCGCTTCGCCCTGCTTCAGATCGACTCGGACTCCGACTTGGACAATTCTGGGGCAGTGAAGAAAGCCAAAAAAGCCGGCTCCAGGAAGCAGCGCCCGGAAAAGTCCGGAGGGGCCAAAGCATCTCAGGGCAAcgacaagaagaaaaataagaagAAGGAACAAGAGCAAAGTGAAGCCAACGAG CTTCGCAATCTGGCCTTCAAGAAGATCCCGCAGAAGTCCGACATCCCGCCGCCCACCATGACGCTCTGGGGAATAGCCAGTGCGCTCCTCAGGGCCAACCCGGCGCCGAACAGTGCTAAACCATTGTCACAGGAGGGCTGGCAGGAGTGGAAGCAGAGGGACGACGAG ATGACGTCTGAGATGTACGAGGCAGACTTGGAGAAGGCCTTGATTCTGAGCAAACAGGAGtttgaacaaaacaaacag GGAGGCAGCAATAACCACGTGGAGTCGCCAAAGTCTAGCGAAGACGGTGATGGAGGTGGCAGGacggagaagaagaagaggaggaggaggaagaagaacccGAAAAAGACAGTCTCTCTGCAGGACTTCCAGGCTGAAGGCACCACAG AACCTGCGAACCGGAGACAGGAGAAAGAG GAAGCGTCCAATACTGCGCTGGGGCTGGGCCAAGAGGACCGTTTCTTTAACAACCTGGAGGACGACCTCAGTCAAATAGTCCAGCAGGAGAGAAGGCGCAAGCAGTACAATGGTGACACCTCGGCGGAACATGAGCCA GACCCTCGTGTCGAGCAGCTGAAATATGAGCTGGAGAAGAAAGACCGGGAGATCCGTGGGCTGAAGGAGATCATCGCAGTGTGGGAG GACAAATACCACGAGGTCAAGGTCAGAAGTGGGCTGTTTCTCAGGATGCTTCAGCAAGGAGAGA TGAACGACAAAGTCGCAATCTTGGCGCACGTGCAGGAGCTGCTGGTTATCAAAGAGGAGCTCTTGTTGCAG GTGACCTCACTACACACCGCACTCGAACAAGAACGATCTAAAGTCAAATGTCTGCAGTCTGAGCAGCCCAAACATCAG GGTAACAAGAAAGGGAAGAAAAGTTCGGAAGCGGATCGCTGA
- the gkap1 gene encoding G kinase-anchoring protein 1 isoform X3 — protein MVPTTASRFALLQIDSDSDLDNSGAVKKAKKAGSRKQRPEKSGGAKASQGNDKKKNKKKEQEQSEANEVALDFYPVKMWIIAKLGWIVKTMTFLQRFYLAKLRNLAFKKIPQKSDIPPPTMTLWGIASALLRANPAPNSAKPLSQEGWQEWKQRDDEMTSEMYEADLEKALILSKQEFEQNKQQGGSNNHVESPKSSEDGDGGGRTEKKKRRRRKKNPKKTVSLQDFQAEGTTEPANRRQEKEEASNTALGLGQEDRFFNNLEDDLSQIVQQERRRKQYNGDTSAEHEPDPRVEQLKYELEKKDREIRGLKEIIAVWEDKYHEVKVRSGLFLRMLQQGEMNDKVAILAHVQELLVIKEELLLQVTSLHTALEQERSKVKCLQSEQPKHQGNKKGKKSSEADR, from the exons ATGGTCCCCACCACCGCCTCTCGCTTCGCCCTGCTTCAGATCGACTCGGACTCCGACTTGGACAATTCTGGGGCAGTGAAGAAAGCCAAAAAAGCCGGCTCCAGGAAGCAGCGCCCGGAAAAGTCCGGAGGGGCCAAAGCATCTCAGGGCAAcgacaagaagaaaaataagaagAAGGAACAAGAGCAAAGTGAAGCCAACGAG gTGGCTCTGGACTTTTATCCCGTCAAGATGTGGATTATTGCGAAGTTAGGATGGATAGTTAAAACCATGACATTTCTACAGCGCTTTTATCTGGCAAAG CTTCGCAATCTGGCCTTCAAGAAGATCCCGCAGAAGTCCGACATCCCGCCGCCCACCATGACGCTCTGGGGAATAGCCAGTGCGCTCCTCAGGGCCAACCCGGCGCCGAACAGTGCTAAACCATTGTCACAGGAGGGCTGGCAGGAGTGGAAGCAGAGGGACGACGAG ATGACGTCTGAGATGTACGAGGCAGACTTGGAGAAGGCCTTGATTCTGAGCAAACAGGAGtttgaacaaaacaaacag CAGGGAGGCAGCAATAACCACGTGGAGTCGCCAAAGTCTAGCGAAGACGGTGATGGAGGTGGCAGGacggagaagaagaagaggaggaggaggaagaagaacccGAAAAAGACAGTCTCTCTGCAGGACTTCCAGGCTGAAGGCACCACAG AACCTGCGAACCGGAGACAGGAGAAAGAG GAAGCGTCCAATACTGCGCTGGGGCTGGGCCAAGAGGACCGTTTCTTTAACAACCTGGAGGACGACCTCAGTCAAATAGTCCAGCAGGAGAGAAGGCGCAAGCAGTACAATGGTGACACCTCGGCGGAACATGAGCCA GACCCTCGTGTCGAGCAGCTGAAATATGAGCTGGAGAAGAAAGACCGGGAGATCCGTGGGCTGAAGGAGATCATCGCAGTGTGGGAG GACAAATACCACGAGGTCAAGGTCAGAAGTGGGCTGTTTCTCAGGATGCTTCAGCAAGGAGAGA TGAACGACAAAGTCGCAATCTTGGCGCACGTGCAGGAGCTGCTGGTTATCAAAGAGGAGCTCTTGTTGCAG GTGACCTCACTACACACCGCACTCGAACAAGAACGATCTAAAGTCAAATGTCTGCAGTCTGAGCAGCCCAAACATCAG GGTAACAAGAAAGGGAAGAAAAGTTCGGAAGCGGATCGCTGA
- the gkap1 gene encoding G kinase-anchoring protein 1 isoform X2 translates to MVPTTASRFALLQIDSDSDLDNSGAVKKAKKAGSRKQRPEKSGGAKASQGNDKKKNKKKEQEQSEANEVALDFYPVKMWIIAKLGWIVKTMTFLQRFYLAKLRNLAFKKIPQKSDIPPPTMTLWGIASALLRANPAPNSAKPLSQEGWQEWKQRDDEMTSEMYEADLEKALILSKQEFEQNKQGGSNNHVESPKSSEDGDGGGRTEKKKRRRRKKNPKKTVSLQDFQAEGTTEPANRRQEKEEASNTALGLGQEDRFFNNLEDDLSQIVQQERRRKQYNGDTSAEHEPDPRVEQLKYELEKKDREIRGLKEIIAVWEDKYHEVKVRSGLFLRMLQQGEMNDKVAILAHVQELLVIKEELLLQVTSLHTALEQERSKVKCLQSEQPKHQGNKSGKKSSEADLSNLESFVLFWLPG, encoded by the exons ATGGTCCCCACCACCGCCTCTCGCTTCGCCCTGCTTCAGATCGACTCGGACTCCGACTTGGACAATTCTGGGGCAGTGAAGAAAGCCAAAAAAGCCGGCTCCAGGAAGCAGCGCCCGGAAAAGTCCGGAGGGGCCAAAGCATCTCAGGGCAAcgacaagaagaaaaataagaagAAGGAACAAGAGCAAAGTGAAGCCAACGAG gTGGCTCTGGACTTTTATCCCGTCAAGATGTGGATTATTGCGAAGTTAGGATGGATAGTTAAAACCATGACATTTCTACAGCGCTTTTATCTGGCAAAG CTTCGCAATCTGGCCTTCAAGAAGATCCCGCAGAAGTCCGACATCCCGCCGCCCACCATGACGCTCTGGGGAATAGCCAGTGCGCTCCTCAGGGCCAACCCGGCGCCGAACAGTGCTAAACCATTGTCACAGGAGGGCTGGCAGGAGTGGAAGCAGAGGGACGACGAG ATGACGTCTGAGATGTACGAGGCAGACTTGGAGAAGGCCTTGATTCTGAGCAAACAGGAGtttgaacaaaacaaacag GGAGGCAGCAATAACCACGTGGAGTCGCCAAAGTCTAGCGAAGACGGTGATGGAGGTGGCAGGacggagaagaagaagaggaggaggaggaagaagaacccGAAAAAGACAGTCTCTCTGCAGGACTTCCAGGCTGAAGGCACCACAG AACCTGCGAACCGGAGACAGGAGAAAGAG GAAGCGTCCAATACTGCGCTGGGGCTGGGCCAAGAGGACCGTTTCTTTAACAACCTGGAGGACGACCTCAGTCAAATAGTCCAGCAGGAGAGAAGGCGCAAGCAGTACAATGGTGACACCTCGGCGGAACATGAGCCA GACCCTCGTGTCGAGCAGCTGAAATATGAGCTGGAGAAGAAAGACCGGGAGATCCGTGGGCTGAAGGAGATCATCGCAGTGTGGGAG GACAAATACCACGAGGTCAAGGTCAGAAGTGGGCTGTTTCTCAGGATGCTTCAGCAAGGAGAGA TGAACGACAAAGTCGCAATCTTGGCGCACGTGCAGGAGCTGCTGGTTATCAAAGAGGAGCTCTTGTTGCAG GTGACCTCACTACACACCGCACTCGAACAAGAACGATCTAAAGTCAAATGTCTGCAGTCTGAGCAGCCCAAACATCAG GGTAACAAGAGCGGGAAGAAAAGTTCAGAAGCGGATCTCTCTAACTTAGAATCATTTGTGCTTTTCTGGTTGCCAGGGTAA
- the gkap1 gene encoding G kinase-anchoring protein 1 isoform X1 produces MVPTTASRFALLQIDSDSDLDNSGAVKKAKKAGSRKQRPEKSGGAKASQGNDKKKNKKKEQEQSEANEVALDFYPVKMWIIAKLGWIVKTMTFLQRFYLAKLRNLAFKKIPQKSDIPPPTMTLWGIASALLRANPAPNSAKPLSQEGWQEWKQRDDEMTSEMYEADLEKALILSKQEFEQNKQQGGSNNHVESPKSSEDGDGGGRTEKKKRRRRKKNPKKTVSLQDFQAEGTTEPANRRQEKEEASNTALGLGQEDRFFNNLEDDLSQIVQQERRRKQYNGDTSAEHEPDPRVEQLKYELEKKDREIRGLKEIIAVWEDKYHEVKVRSGLFLRMLQQGEMNDKVAILAHVQELLVIKEELLLQVTSLHTALEQERSKVKCLQSEQPKHQGNKSGKKSSEADLSNLESFVLFWLPG; encoded by the exons ATGGTCCCCACCACCGCCTCTCGCTTCGCCCTGCTTCAGATCGACTCGGACTCCGACTTGGACAATTCTGGGGCAGTGAAGAAAGCCAAAAAAGCCGGCTCCAGGAAGCAGCGCCCGGAAAAGTCCGGAGGGGCCAAAGCATCTCAGGGCAAcgacaagaagaaaaataagaagAAGGAACAAGAGCAAAGTGAAGCCAACGAG gTGGCTCTGGACTTTTATCCCGTCAAGATGTGGATTATTGCGAAGTTAGGATGGATAGTTAAAACCATGACATTTCTACAGCGCTTTTATCTGGCAAAG CTTCGCAATCTGGCCTTCAAGAAGATCCCGCAGAAGTCCGACATCCCGCCGCCCACCATGACGCTCTGGGGAATAGCCAGTGCGCTCCTCAGGGCCAACCCGGCGCCGAACAGTGCTAAACCATTGTCACAGGAGGGCTGGCAGGAGTGGAAGCAGAGGGACGACGAG ATGACGTCTGAGATGTACGAGGCAGACTTGGAGAAGGCCTTGATTCTGAGCAAACAGGAGtttgaacaaaacaaacag CAGGGAGGCAGCAATAACCACGTGGAGTCGCCAAAGTCTAGCGAAGACGGTGATGGAGGTGGCAGGacggagaagaagaagaggaggaggaggaagaagaacccGAAAAAGACAGTCTCTCTGCAGGACTTCCAGGCTGAAGGCACCACAG AACCTGCGAACCGGAGACAGGAGAAAGAG GAAGCGTCCAATACTGCGCTGGGGCTGGGCCAAGAGGACCGTTTCTTTAACAACCTGGAGGACGACCTCAGTCAAATAGTCCAGCAGGAGAGAAGGCGCAAGCAGTACAATGGTGACACCTCGGCGGAACATGAGCCA GACCCTCGTGTCGAGCAGCTGAAATATGAGCTGGAGAAGAAAGACCGGGAGATCCGTGGGCTGAAGGAGATCATCGCAGTGTGGGAG GACAAATACCACGAGGTCAAGGTCAGAAGTGGGCTGTTTCTCAGGATGCTTCAGCAAGGAGAGA TGAACGACAAAGTCGCAATCTTGGCGCACGTGCAGGAGCTGCTGGTTATCAAAGAGGAGCTCTTGTTGCAG GTGACCTCACTACACACCGCACTCGAACAAGAACGATCTAAAGTCAAATGTCTGCAGTCTGAGCAGCCCAAACATCAG GGTAACAAGAGCGGGAAGAAAAGTTCAGAAGCGGATCTCTCTAACTTAGAATCATTTGTGCTTTTCTGGTTGCCAGGGTAA
- the gkap1 gene encoding G kinase-anchoring protein 1 isoform X5, with amino-acid sequence MVPTTASRFALLQIDSDSDLDNSGAVKKAKKAGSRKQRPEKSGGAKASQGNDKKKNKKKEQEQSEANELRNLAFKKIPQKSDIPPPTMTLWGIASALLRANPAPNSAKPLSQEGWQEWKQRDDEMTSEMYEADLEKALILSKQEFEQNKQGGSNNHVESPKSSEDGDGGGRTEKKKRRRRKKNPKKTVSLQDFQAEGTTEPANRRQEKEEASNTALGLGQEDRFFNNLEDDLSQIVQQERRRKQYNGDTSAEHEPDPRVEQLKYELEKKDREIRGLKEIIAVWEDKYHEVKVRSGLFLRMLQQGEMNDKVAILAHVQELLVIKEELLLQVTSLHTALEQERSKVKCLQSEQPKHQGNKSGKKSSEADLSNLESFVLFWLPG; translated from the exons ATGGTCCCCACCACCGCCTCTCGCTTCGCCCTGCTTCAGATCGACTCGGACTCCGACTTGGACAATTCTGGGGCAGTGAAGAAAGCCAAAAAAGCCGGCTCCAGGAAGCAGCGCCCGGAAAAGTCCGGAGGGGCCAAAGCATCTCAGGGCAAcgacaagaagaaaaataagaagAAGGAACAAGAGCAAAGTGAAGCCAACGAG CTTCGCAATCTGGCCTTCAAGAAGATCCCGCAGAAGTCCGACATCCCGCCGCCCACCATGACGCTCTGGGGAATAGCCAGTGCGCTCCTCAGGGCCAACCCGGCGCCGAACAGTGCTAAACCATTGTCACAGGAGGGCTGGCAGGAGTGGAAGCAGAGGGACGACGAG ATGACGTCTGAGATGTACGAGGCAGACTTGGAGAAGGCCTTGATTCTGAGCAAACAGGAGtttgaacaaaacaaacag GGAGGCAGCAATAACCACGTGGAGTCGCCAAAGTCTAGCGAAGACGGTGATGGAGGTGGCAGGacggagaagaagaagaggaggaggaggaagaagaacccGAAAAAGACAGTCTCTCTGCAGGACTTCCAGGCTGAAGGCACCACAG AACCTGCGAACCGGAGACAGGAGAAAGAG GAAGCGTCCAATACTGCGCTGGGGCTGGGCCAAGAGGACCGTTTCTTTAACAACCTGGAGGACGACCTCAGTCAAATAGTCCAGCAGGAGAGAAGGCGCAAGCAGTACAATGGTGACACCTCGGCGGAACATGAGCCA GACCCTCGTGTCGAGCAGCTGAAATATGAGCTGGAGAAGAAAGACCGGGAGATCCGTGGGCTGAAGGAGATCATCGCAGTGTGGGAG GACAAATACCACGAGGTCAAGGTCAGAAGTGGGCTGTTTCTCAGGATGCTTCAGCAAGGAGAGA TGAACGACAAAGTCGCAATCTTGGCGCACGTGCAGGAGCTGCTGGTTATCAAAGAGGAGCTCTTGTTGCAG GTGACCTCACTACACACCGCACTCGAACAAGAACGATCTAAAGTCAAATGTCTGCAGTCTGAGCAGCCCAAACATCAG GGTAACAAGAGCGGGAAGAAAAGTTCAGAAGCGGATCTCTCTAACTTAGAATCATTTGTGCTTTTCTGGTTGCCAGGGTAA
- the gkap1 gene encoding G kinase-anchoring protein 1 isoform X4: MVPTTASRFALLQIDSDSDLDNSGAVKKAKKAGSRKQRPEKSGGAKASQGNDKKKNKKKEQEQSEANELRNLAFKKIPQKSDIPPPTMTLWGIASALLRANPAPNSAKPLSQEGWQEWKQRDDEMTSEMYEADLEKALILSKQEFEQNKQQGGSNNHVESPKSSEDGDGGGRTEKKKRRRRKKNPKKTVSLQDFQAEGTTEPANRRQEKEEASNTALGLGQEDRFFNNLEDDLSQIVQQERRRKQYNGDTSAEHEPDPRVEQLKYELEKKDREIRGLKEIIAVWEDKYHEVKVRSGLFLRMLQQGEMNDKVAILAHVQELLVIKEELLLQVTSLHTALEQERSKVKCLQSEQPKHQGNKSGKKSSEADLSNLESFVLFWLPG, from the exons ATGGTCCCCACCACCGCCTCTCGCTTCGCCCTGCTTCAGATCGACTCGGACTCCGACTTGGACAATTCTGGGGCAGTGAAGAAAGCCAAAAAAGCCGGCTCCAGGAAGCAGCGCCCGGAAAAGTCCGGAGGGGCCAAAGCATCTCAGGGCAAcgacaagaagaaaaataagaagAAGGAACAAGAGCAAAGTGAAGCCAACGAG CTTCGCAATCTGGCCTTCAAGAAGATCCCGCAGAAGTCCGACATCCCGCCGCCCACCATGACGCTCTGGGGAATAGCCAGTGCGCTCCTCAGGGCCAACCCGGCGCCGAACAGTGCTAAACCATTGTCACAGGAGGGCTGGCAGGAGTGGAAGCAGAGGGACGACGAG ATGACGTCTGAGATGTACGAGGCAGACTTGGAGAAGGCCTTGATTCTGAGCAAACAGGAGtttgaacaaaacaaacag CAGGGAGGCAGCAATAACCACGTGGAGTCGCCAAAGTCTAGCGAAGACGGTGATGGAGGTGGCAGGacggagaagaagaagaggaggaggaggaagaagaacccGAAAAAGACAGTCTCTCTGCAGGACTTCCAGGCTGAAGGCACCACAG AACCTGCGAACCGGAGACAGGAGAAAGAG GAAGCGTCCAATACTGCGCTGGGGCTGGGCCAAGAGGACCGTTTCTTTAACAACCTGGAGGACGACCTCAGTCAAATAGTCCAGCAGGAGAGAAGGCGCAAGCAGTACAATGGTGACACCTCGGCGGAACATGAGCCA GACCCTCGTGTCGAGCAGCTGAAATATGAGCTGGAGAAGAAAGACCGGGAGATCCGTGGGCTGAAGGAGATCATCGCAGTGTGGGAG GACAAATACCACGAGGTCAAGGTCAGAAGTGGGCTGTTTCTCAGGATGCTTCAGCAAGGAGAGA TGAACGACAAAGTCGCAATCTTGGCGCACGTGCAGGAGCTGCTGGTTATCAAAGAGGAGCTCTTGTTGCAG GTGACCTCACTACACACCGCACTCGAACAAGAACGATCTAAAGTCAAATGTCTGCAGTCTGAGCAGCCCAAACATCAG GGTAACAAGAGCGGGAAGAAAAGTTCAGAAGCGGATCTCTCTAACTTAGAATCATTTGTGCTTTTCTGGTTGCCAGGGTAA
- the gkap1 gene encoding G kinase-anchoring protein 1 isoform X6, which translates to MVPTTASRFALLQIDSDSDLDNSGAVKKAKKAGSRKQRPEKSGGAKASQGNDKKKNKKKEQEQSEANEVALDFYPVKMWIIAKLGWIVKTMTFLQRFYLAKLRNLAFKKIPQKSDIPPPTMTLWGIASALLRANPAPNSAKPLSQEGWQEWKQRDDEMTSEMYEADLEKALILSKQEFEQNKQQGGSNNHVESPKSSEDGDGGGRTEKKKRRRRKKNPKKTVSLQDFQAEGTTEPANRRQEKEEASNTALGLGQEDRFFNNLEDDLSQIVQQERRRKQYNGDTSAEHEPDPRVEQLKYELEKKDREIRGLKEIIAVWEDKYHEVKVRSGLFLRMLQQGESDLTTHRTRTRTI; encoded by the exons ATGGTCCCCACCACCGCCTCTCGCTTCGCCCTGCTTCAGATCGACTCGGACTCCGACTTGGACAATTCTGGGGCAGTGAAGAAAGCCAAAAAAGCCGGCTCCAGGAAGCAGCGCCCGGAAAAGTCCGGAGGGGCCAAAGCATCTCAGGGCAAcgacaagaagaaaaataagaagAAGGAACAAGAGCAAAGTGAAGCCAACGAG gTGGCTCTGGACTTTTATCCCGTCAAGATGTGGATTATTGCGAAGTTAGGATGGATAGTTAAAACCATGACATTTCTACAGCGCTTTTATCTGGCAAAG CTTCGCAATCTGGCCTTCAAGAAGATCCCGCAGAAGTCCGACATCCCGCCGCCCACCATGACGCTCTGGGGAATAGCCAGTGCGCTCCTCAGGGCCAACCCGGCGCCGAACAGTGCTAAACCATTGTCACAGGAGGGCTGGCAGGAGTGGAAGCAGAGGGACGACGAG ATGACGTCTGAGATGTACGAGGCAGACTTGGAGAAGGCCTTGATTCTGAGCAAACAGGAGtttgaacaaaacaaacag CAGGGAGGCAGCAATAACCACGTGGAGTCGCCAAAGTCTAGCGAAGACGGTGATGGAGGTGGCAGGacggagaagaagaagaggaggaggaggaagaagaacccGAAAAAGACAGTCTCTCTGCAGGACTTCCAGGCTGAAGGCACCACAG AACCTGCGAACCGGAGACAGGAGAAAGAG GAAGCGTCCAATACTGCGCTGGGGCTGGGCCAAGAGGACCGTTTCTTTAACAACCTGGAGGACGACCTCAGTCAAATAGTCCAGCAGGAGAGAAGGCGCAAGCAGTACAATGGTGACACCTCGGCGGAACATGAGCCA GACCCTCGTGTCGAGCAGCTGAAATATGAGCTGGAGAAGAAAGACCGGGAGATCCGTGGGCTGAAGGAGATCATCGCAGTGTGGGAG GACAAATACCACGAGGTCAAGGTCAGAAGTGGGCTGTTTCTCAGGATGCTTCAGCAAGGAGAGA GTGACCTCACTACACACCGCACTCGAACAAGAACGATCTAA
- the LOC133154273 gene encoding probable gluconokinase, whose product MIYIIMGVSGCGKSSLGTFLSEKLGWPLHEGDSFHPEENVAKMARGEPLTDQDRFPWLLRLHDVIERERRSSSDALVTCSALKRLYRLILLHGSKALPSSTSSPPLPHSHVGVFFLFLHGDYEVIQRRMVDRRGHFMKADLLHSQFEVLEHPVEDQKENVVCLDVSRSIPDMAVEVEKHLISLKSPKKNHQNGSQFH is encoded by the exons ATGATCTACATCATCATGGGAGTGTCAGGCTGTGGCAA AAGCTCTTTGGGGACCTTCCTATCAGAAAAG CTGGGGTGGCCTCTGCACGAAGGAGACAGCTTCCACCCTGAGGAGAATGTGGCCAAGATGGCTCGAGGAGAGCCACTCACAGATCAG GATAGATTTCCTTGGCTTCTGAGACTGCATGACGTCATTGAAAG AGAACGACGTTCCAGCTCTGATGCACTTGTGACGTGCTCTGCCCTCAAACGCCTCTACAGACTCATCCTCCTCCACGGTTCCAAAGCCCttccctcctccacctcctcccctccaCTCCCCCACTCCCATGTCGGTGTCTTCTTTCTCTTCTTGCACGGAGACTACGAGGTCATTCAACGGAGGATGGTGGACCGCAGGGGACACTTCATGAAGGCAGACCTTCTACATTCACAATTTGAAGTCTTGGAGCACCCCGTGGAAGACCAAAAGGAGAACGTTGTATGTCTGGATGTAAGCAGGAGCATCCCTGACATGGCCGTGGAGGTGGAGAAACACCTCATCAGCCTCAAGTCTCCAAAGAAGAATCATCAAAATGGATCTCAGTTCCATTGA